The following DNA comes from Deltaproteobacteria bacterium.
TGCCGTGCTGCTTCTCCCTGCAATGAAAGCGCTTAAAGGCGCTTATCCTGATGCTGTAATTAACGTTTTATGTGAAAAGAGAAATGCCGGGATTTTTCACCTTTGTGCCGAGGCAGATAAAATCTCTCTCTATGACAGACCGTCGGAACTTTTGTCAGCAATTGCGGGCAGCTATGATATGGTTATAGATACAGAGCAGTGGTACAGGCTTTCAGCGGTGATAGCTTATCTCACGAGAGCGCCTTTAAGAATAGGCTTTGCCACTAACGAAAGAGAGGTTCTTTTTAGCAGACCGGTTAACTATTTTCAGGATAAATATGAAATGGAGAGCTTTCTCGATCTCCTTGGTGATTTACCGGAAAAGAAAAATCTAAAAGAGGAATCTTTTCTTACTCTTCCGGATAAAGAAGCCGGCGAGGCAGAGATGATATTAGGACCTTTTTCAGCCGGGAAAATAGTGGCGCTTTTTCCCGGTGGAAGCATCGAGGAAAAAAAATGGCCCCTTCAAAAGTTTCACCACCTTTCCCGATTACTGGTTGAGCAAGGTTATGCCCTGGTTGCAGTCGGCGGCAAATCTGATTATAGGGATTGCTGCCATGTGGCAGACGGTATTGAAGAATGTATTAACCTGTGCGGACAACTGACGCTTGCCGGGACTGCCGCCATTTTAAAGCGAGCATCCTTGTTGATAACAGGGGACTCTGGTATAATGCATATCGCTTGCGCGCTGGGTACGTCAACGCTTGCGCTCTTTGGTCCCGGTAATGAAAAAAAGTGGTCGCCCCGAGGGGGTGCGCATGCGGTAATCAGGAAGAGTATCGATTGCAGCCCCTGTTCGAGGTTTGGTGATACACCCGCCTGTAAAAAGAACAGGGAATGCATGAACCTTATTGGTGTGGAGGAAGTTTTTATAAAAACTGTTGAGTTGCTTGAAAGGTAGAAGTTATGGCCGTCATAGAGATGGAATCGTTGACGAAATTCTATAAAAAGGATTTCAGCAAAAAAAAGGTTTGTGCCTTGAATTCCCTTTCCTTAAAAATCAATGAAGGAGAGGTTTTTGGTTTTCTCGGGCCAAATGGGGCCGGGAAAAGCACGACCATTAAAATCCTTATTGATCTTATACGCCCCACTTCAGGAAAGGTTACTATCGGAGGGAAAAAAACTTCCGACATGACTGTAAAAAGAATGATTGGATATCTTCCCGAAAATCCATATTTTTATGACCACCTGTCTGCAAAGGAGTTGCTCAAATTTGGTGGCAGAAGCTGTAATATGGATAGTGAGGCAATTAAAGAACGAAGCCGGGAACTCCTGGAAGAACTGGACTTAACGGCGGCAATGAAGAGGCCTCTCCGGTCCTATTCAAAAGGGATGGTGCAAAGAGCAGGGCTCGCCCTGTCCCTTATACACAATCCCGGTATATTGATTTTTGATGAGCCTATGAGCGGCCTTGATCCTATGGGGAGGATCAAGGTTTTTAACCTTATTCTCAAGTTGAAAGAGGAAGGAAAAACAATTTTCTTCAGTTCCCATATTCTGCACGATATTGAGCGGCTTTGTGACCGGGCAGCCATATTGATAAACGGCAACCTGAATCGGCTGGTAGATGTAAAAAAAGACCTTGGCCGGGGAGACACACTTGAGAAAGTTTTTATGGAAGAGGTGAAAAAAACAGGGGGTATTAGAGAATGAGAGGTATATTAAGCCTTGCTTATATAACGTTTATCGAAGGGATAAGAAGCCGTGCCTTATTTGGTATATTCATCATGGCCCTCCTCATGTTTGCAGTGACAGTTACCTTGACGAATCTCTTTATGAGGGACATTGTAAAAGTTGCCGCAGATTTAAGCCTTGCCACTATTTCTTTTTCGGGGCTTTTGATGGTTATTTTTATTGGAAATAGCCTGCTCTCAAAGGACATAGATAAAAGGACCATATACATGGTTATCTCAAGGCCCCTTTCAAGGACCCAGTACATTTGGGGAAAGTTTGCCGGTATTGTCATGCTTGTTATTGCAGCCGTTGTGTTTCTTGGGCTCATATCATCGCTGCCTGTTTATTTTGCGGGACTGACTTATGAAAATCCAGAGGCGATTTTTAAATGGACAATCTATTTTTCAGCTATTGCTCTTATTGCAATGAAGCTCGCTCTGATTGCCTCTGTTACTATCTTCTTTTCTTCTTTTACATCGACATCCTTTATTTCTTTAATGTTAACTATCGCCACTTACATTATTGGCGCCAGTACGGAAACGGTTAAAGGTTTTTTGGATTCCAGGGCAGGCGGCGTCGATATTTCTCCTCTCATGGGATTTGTAATAAAGTGCGTTTATTATTTATTTCCAAACCTTGCCACCTTTGATATAAAGCTCCAGGCATCGCATGGCCTCCTCTTGCCGGAAGGCTATTTTATCTGGGCCCTGGTTTACTGGTTTTTTTATGCCGGCATCCTGGTTTCAGCAGCTTCTTTAATTATGGAAAGAAGAGAGTTCCCTTGAATCACCGGTTTATCACAATAGCATTGCTCGCTTTTTTTCTTCTGGGGTATCTTTCTGTTTTACCTTTCTATGAAGCGTCAAGAAAGGCGATAAAGAAGGAAGAAGTTAAAGGCATTACGCTTCCCCCTGCCATTATTAAGCTTTTTGCTCTTGAATACCGCTCCATCGCTGCCGACTTTCTTTTTGTTCGTCTGTCCCAGTTTTATGGAGGAAAGGTTGAAACTATAGAAAAGGCAACAAAAGATGACTGGCAGTGGCTTCATCGTAATCTCGACCTTGTAACTGAACTGGACCCTTATTTCCAGGATCCTTACTTTATGGCTAATGGTTTTCTCACATGGGATGCCGGTATGTATGAGGAAGCTGAAATGCTTCTTCAAAAGGCTGTAAAGGCGAGGACCTGGGACTGGACCTTTCCCTTTTTTATAGGTTTTAACAGGTTCTTTTTCATGGGAGATAATAAAGGGGGCGCTGATTATCTCCTTATGGCCTATGAGCGGCCCGGCGCATGGAATTTATTGCCTTCTCTTGCAGCCAGATTATATTATGAAGACAAAAAAACAGAGACAGCTATATCATTTCTGGAAAAAATATGGGAAAGAGAAAGTGATGTCAATATAAAAAAATATTATAGGGTGAGGCTTGATGCACTGAATAAAATATTGTTCCTGGAAAAAGCGGTCGACTTTTATACTGAAAAAATCGGCCTTCCTCCCGCCAGTTTAAAGGCGCTTGTCGACAGTAAAATAATCAGGGGAATTCCACCGGACCCTTACGGTGGAATGTTTTATATTGATAAAGAGGGAAAAGTAAAAAGCACAAGCAAGCTGGCACGCAAACCAAAATGAAAAGAGATTTACCCTTTTTTTCTTAATATTTTCAATAACCACCCCTGCCTGGGAGTAATCGCGCCCTGAGGACAGATTTCCTGGCAGCAGAAACAGTTAATGCATTCATCATGAAGGATATCAATTTTCTTTTCTTTAACCGACATAACTTGAACGGGACATGTCTTTATGCAATCCATGCATAATGTACAGCTTTCATGGTCCACTTTAGGTCTGGCGGTCATTGCACTTTTTAAATAGCGCCTTATAAAAGGGGGACCAAACATGAGGTCAATAATTTCAGGAGGGCTGAAATTGCTGATTTTCAGTTCCGAAATGGCAGGGCCAAAAATCCGGGTATCCCCTGCATGGGGGCTCACAAACCCTCTTTTTATGGCAGCATGGAAAAGCGGAACTTCTTTTTGACTAAGGCCCAGCACTTCTGTAATGACCCTGTCCATTGCAATGGCATTGGATGACGCAAAAAGCAAGCCCACACTCCTGGGGTCTCCACTGCCCGGACCATTCCCCTCCATAGCGGTAATGCCGTCTGCAATGGTGAGGACAGGGGCTACCATGTTGTAAATGTCAAGCAGAAGGTTTGCGAAGTGCTCTCTTGAAACTCCCGCCTTGTAGTGCCATTGCGGTTTTCTTTTTCCAACAATACAGCCGAAGCAGTTTTTAACGCCCAGAGTTACATACATTTGTGCATGTGTTTTGACTTTTGGCAGGTTGATGATTTTATCTGCCTCCATCACATCTTTCGAAATTTCCAGGCTTTTAAAGTTGGAGCCCTTGCATGTTTTCTTGTCAAGGGAGTCTTTGAATTCAACAAGTTTTGCGCCTGTCTTCAAGGAAACGCCGGTCATGCCTGTCTCTTCAAAGACGTTATCCATCTTGCCGATACCGGGGCTGTCTCCGATGGAAACAATGCCTCCCGCAGCCTGAACTTCTCTGGCGACCGCTTCAACCAGAGCAGGATGTGTTGTTATTGCTTTTTCAGGGAGTGCCGCTTTTAAGAGGTTAGGTTTTAACAGAACCTTGTCCCCTCTATTGATGAAGGTTTGAATTCCCCCAAGAGGAGCAAGCAGCTTTACCAGACTTTCGCTGACCAACTCTTCCTTATAGGTTTTGCACCTGACGATGGATACCTTCTCTTCTGACATTATTCTCTCGGTGATGTGCTTCTTCATTTTGCCAGGCTGGATGCAAAAACGAGTTCCACTCCTCTTTCTTTTAGCCCCGGCGCTACTTTTGCCAGCGTTGAGATAGTTGCCGGATAAGGGTGGCCTATTGCAATGGCTTCCCCTTTTTCTCTGGCAATGGCAACAGCTTTTTCCAACTGTTTTTCTATTGCATCCTCTGTCTGAACATTATCGAGAAATACGTTCCTTTCAGCGCTTTTTATGTTCATCTTTTTAGCGAGAGAATAAGCCCTGGACTTGTAGGAGGTCTTGCTGTCTATAAAAAACAGACCCCTCTTTTTTATCTCGCCAAGGACCAGTTCCATGCCCCTGGCATATTCGGTAAACCGTGATCCCATGTGATTATTGACACCTTTAATATGAGGCACCATATCAAGGTTGTTAGTTAGTTCTTTGATGATGCTGCTCTCATCCATGGATATTAGCAGTCCCCCCCTGCCGGGGTCTTTTTCCGGGTAATCCCTGGGTTCCATGGGCAGGTGCAGTATTACTTCCATCCCTGATCGGGTAGCGTCTGCTGCAGCCTCGACAGAATGGATTGTGTAGGGAATGATTGCATAGGTTATTGGAAGCTTGATGGCGATAAGGTCTGTATAGCGCTTTGTAAAGCCAATATCATCGATGATTATGGCAAGCTTCGGTAGAGTAACACCTTTAACTTCAGGCGTTGGAGGCCCTTCAGTTCGCTCTTCAGCTTGTATGGGTGGCGCTGAGACTGTGTTGTTTTCAATTTCAGCTGTTTGTTGAGGCGGGTATGGAGAGGTGAGCTTTTCTTTACCGAGAAAGTAAAGAGTGGCGCCGAGAAGCAGCGCCACTCCCAGAAAGAAATAGAGAAGTTTTATATTGTCATTGCCCTTTTTTTTTCTGCTTTTCCTGCTTTTTTTCATCAGGAGGTGCGCTGCATCCCCTTCATGAAGATTTCCCAGCTTTTCAGGATGTCAAGGGCTGATTTAATCTGGTTGTCGCTCTGCTTTTTTGATTCATTTTCTTTATTGTTATCACCATTCTCTTTGTCATTGCCATTCTTCATGTGATTTTTCAGGTCTTTTTCCCTGATAACAAGATGCTTTTTTTCGACAGGGCTTTCCATTTTGTCTATGATCAGGTCGGGCGTTATGCCTTCTGCCTGGATGGATCTGCCATTTGGCGTATAATATCTGGCAGTCGTAATTCTGATTCCCGAACCGTCTTCCATGGGGAGAATTGTTTGAACTGAACCCTTCCCGAATGTTTTTGTGCCCAGTATAAGCCCTCTCCCCGTATCTTGCAGCGCCCCCGCCACAATCTCTGATGCACTGGCGCTTCCGGCATTTACAATAACTACAATGGGGTATTTGGGTTCTGTGCCGGCTTCAGTGGCATAGAATTTCATCTTCTGTGCTTCCATTCGTCCATCGGTATAGACGATGAGTCCGGCAGACAAAAAGAGGTCAGATACCTTGACTGCCTGGTCAAGAAGTCCTCCGGGATTGTTTCTAAGGTCAAGGATCAAGCCTTTTATTTTTTCCGTTTTTTTCTCTATTTGATTTAATGCTTTTTTAAGATCACCCGTTGTTCTTTCCTGGAATTGCGTTACTTTCACATAACCATAGCTATCATCAAGAACTTCACTTTTTACACTCTTTATTTTTATTATAGCTCGCACAATCGGGAAATCAATCGGTTCCGGCTCACCTTCTCTGTAGATCGTCAGTACAACTTTAGTATTCTTTTTGCCTCTCATCCTTTTAACGGCATCCAATATAGTCATGCCCTTGGTAGGAACGTTATCTATTTTGATAATAATGTCTCCTGCTGATATGCCTGCCCGAAAAGCGGGGGTATCCTCGATGGGAGATACAACGGTAAGGACCCCTTCTTTCATCGTTATTTCGATGCCTACTCCCCCAAACTTTCCTTTCGTTTCAACCTGCATTTCCTTGAAACTCTCGGGGGGCATAAAGGATGAGTGAGGATCAAGAGAGGAAAGCATTCCATTAATGGCGCCGTAAATGAGCTCCTTCTTTTCAACGTCTTCGACGTAGTTTTTCTGAACAATGGAAATGGCATCGACAAGCACCTTCAGGTTTTTATAAGGGTCGTCTGATTGTTTTGCTGAAATAGGCCCTGATATTAAGGCCCCCATATTGAGCGCTATAATCAGCGCAATAGCAACCAACAAGGTATTTCTTAAATAATTGAGAAAAAGCTTCATATATTCCTCCTCATGCTGTCTCACCTTTTCAGGAGTGTTTAGGTTTTTTTATATTGTATGAGCATTAAAAAAAGATATCCAATAATTAATTTCATTCCAGGAAATCCAGCTTATCATTATAATTGTAAAAAACTTTTAAATGAAATAAAAGTATTAAATATATAAAAGTAAATAGTTTATTCTATTATGAATACATGAACCGGCGATTTCAATCAAAAGACGCTTTTAACATTTGCAAAAGCGGCGAATCTGCCCGTAATTAGGATTATGGATTGTATGTTAGTTTGGAAGCTGTTTGATTCCAGGTGTGAAGGGGATTTGCCGTACAGCATTATTTGTCCGGTCCACCTGAAAGGAAATCAAGAATGACTTCATCCAACCCTTTATCAGAAATAACATCCTGACCAAACTTCTCTTTTTCTTCTTCTTTTGTGAGTGTTTTTTCATTCGGGGGGGGAGGCGCCTTGGCCGGCTCATCAAATCCACCGGCTATGAGTTTTTTCAACATCCCCTTATGCTGCTCTTCCATGAGTTCTTTGACTACCGTTTCCAGGTTGTCAACTTTTATGATGTCGGCATAACTCGTTTTCTCTCTGGCAAGGATGGTTCCGCCGACATAGAGCAAAGTGATGATATGCGGTGTTTCAATTCCGCTATCTTCAGTTTGAATATGATAAATCTTGCCCTTATGTTTTATGTTATGGTTAAAGCCACGTACCATCGGTATATCTTCAGAATTTAAAGGGTTTAATTATCTGAAATTAGCATATAAAGGACATATTATCAAGAATAAATACGGGTTTCAATGTGCCTTTATTACCTTATTGCACGGTTTTGTAAGTTGCCATTAGAGAATAATAAAAAGGGCAAGTCTTTCACTAGATGGACATCTTCTGCTTGACTGAAAGGGAAAAAAAGGTTACCCTGTGTCAGTTCTTTGAGGGTTGAGGCGGCGTGGCCAAGTGGTAAGGCAGAGGTCTGCAAAACCTTTATTCACCGGTTCGAATCCGGTCGCCGCCTCCAAACTTCCTGGAGCCCCACCTCTTAAATCACATAATCTTGCTGGTAATGCTTAAAAGTAAAATAATAGGAATAAACAATATTCAGTCATGGGTTGCTTTGAAAGAGGAATGTCTGCCTGCCGATTTTCTTATCGTGATGTTTTGCGAGTTGGCAGCTGGATTGCAACAGGTTTTGCTTTTCGTTAGCACGGTTTAGTTTGTTATGATTGAATTGGCAGTTAATAATAGCGTTTTACGCTCTCCTGCTTGTTTCGTCACGGTAAATATGGCTTGACACTTCTTTGTAATATTGTAATATTGAATGTCTGCATTAATTCTTTAGTAGCCGGTGGTATTTGATTTGGGTAAAGTGGAACATTATGTCCTGTCATTATTTCTCATATAATAATTCCTGTTTAAGCCTGCACTTGAAGAGAGCTCTCTTTTCTTCTGTTGTTTGCCTGCTTGTTTTTTTTCTTTTTCCATTCCTTTCTTATTCAGATGAGTTGCCTGTTGGTGGTAGTGGTGATATTGTAGAGGTTTTGTACCCCATGGAAAATTCTCTTGTCTCTATGGAGTTGAGTCATTTAATCGCTGTTGTTACCGATACGAGGGGAGCCTACGCTGTTATTCGGGTTAACAGGCATATTACGCCGGTAATTGATATGACGACTGAAGAGTATAGGAAGCTTCTTCGCAGAAACCTCATTATTCGTCTTTATCTTTTGCCGGGAGAGAATGAGGTTGTAATAACTCTGAAAGATGTTGATGGGAATATTCTGGGAAATAAAAGTTTGAAAATCTTTTACAGGAGCAGGCTTGGCAATGTATCTTCTTCTATTCCTTCCCTCTATAGAGAAAAGCCGATGCATTTTCCTGAAAATGAAATCGTATGTAAAAGCTGTCATAAAATGACCGCTGATCCCCTGGTAGATATTGATCCGGAAAAAAAATATGACCTCTTTTGTAATCGGTGCCATGATTCGGCATTTGCCGACGATAAACCGCATGGCTCGGTAGAGTGGAAGTGTCTTGTTTGCCATAAATATGCAGGTGAGCCAAAGTACCGGCTTAAAGATGACGATGGAAAGTTTTGTGCTGATTGCCATAGTGATGCCCTTGCCCGGTTTACAATGATGAGTTCCGTCCATCCCGATGTGGAGCAAGTTAAATGTCTGTCTTGTCACGCAAACCATAATTCAGAAGATGGATTTATTGCGCAGTCTGTTAATGAACTTTGTTTTGATTGTCATCAAGAAGTTTATAGAGGCAGCCATATTACCTCCGGACATACATTGAAGGCAAGAAAAGACCCGTCAAGAGAGGGGAAAGAGTTTAATTGTCTCAGCTGTCATGATCCGCATTCGTCGGATGTGGAAATGCTTTTAAAATTTCCCCGGGGCATGACTATGTGTGCAAAATGCCACTCAAAGTGATTTGACGTTTGCGCTTCGTCATATGACTGCTTGACCTCTGTTGAGAGGTTTTGTTATAAATAATTTAGATGAAGGACTAAACAAAAATGGGAAATTATATGTTGCAAGCCTTATTGTATTTTAAGTTTTTACTTCTTTTTGTCTTTCTCTTTAGCACTTTATGGGGATGTGCTGCTCCCAGGGCCAGGCCCGATTATCGCTTCCTCTGGCCCCCCCTTCCCGCTACTCCGAAAATCGAATGGATTGGCTCCTATGGTAATTACACAGATTTCAATAGATATCGAAAGAGTTTTTGGGCAAGAATTGCGGGAGGCCCTGCGTCTTTGAGTCTTATCCGGCCATGGGGAATTGCCGCTAGTCAGTATGACAAGGTTTACGTCGGCGATACCCAGCGAAGCCAGGTGCTGGTTTTCGATATGGTGAAGCAGGACGTCTATGTGATGGGTGCGGGGCGCTATGCAAATCTCTTTAGCGCTCTTATGGGAGTTGCTGTCGATTCAGCGGGCAATATTTACGCCTCCGACTCACAAAAGAATCAGATTTACGTTTTTACAAAAGATGAAAAACCGCTAATCAATATCGGGGATGATACTCTCCTTAGCTGGCCTGTCGGGATTGTTGTCGATGACGAGAGAAACCGGCTTTATGTGGCTAATAATCACCATCATAATATTGCCGTTTTTGATCTTAGCGGAAAACATCTCTTTAATGTGGGGCGGCGAGGAAAAATGCCGGGATATCTGAATTTTCCTACCGATGTTGATGTTGATTCAAAGGGTAATATAGTTGTTGCTGATTCCATGAATGCCAGAGTGCAGATCTTTAGCCCTGATGGGCAATACCTGAAGCATTTTGGCAAGCGAGGTGACGGGATTAGTGACTTTGAAATAATCAAGGGGATTGCAGTTGACAGGGCTACCGATAATATATATGTAACCGATGGAAAGGGAAATGACTTTAAAATTTTCAATAGTGAAGGGGAGTCGCTTCTTAGTATAGGGGGGATGCATTCTGTTAAGAGAAGACGAGATGAGGCGCCCGGTGGCTTTCTTCTGCCTCAGGATATAGAGATTGATAAAAGTGGCCGGATCTATGTTGTTGATTCTTTAAACGCACGCTTTCAGGTTTTTAAAATTATTGATGATCAATGGTTAAAAGAAAAACCGCTGAAGGATTTTGGCACTAAAATTGAATAGTTTTTGTAAAAATAAAAAACTAACGAAAGGAGGTGAGAACATGAAAAAAGCAATTCTATTAGCTCTATTAGCTATGGTTTTTAGTCTTTTCGCTGCAGCAACAGCGATGGCCACTATTGAGAACTCAAGGCATAACCTTAGTGACTGGGGGGCATACACTTATTCGGCTGAGGCTGGAGGTACGACGGAGGTCTGTATTTTCTGTCATACGCCGCATAATGCTGTAAAGAACTATCCCCTTTGGAACAGGACTAACCCTGTTACGGTTACCTTTAACTTCTATTCATCGGCACACTTTAATATGTCGCCAGGCGGCAGCCGGTCGGGTATTGAATTTACGCCGGGCAGTGTTTCACTGCTTTGTATGAGTTGTCATGATGGAGCAACAGGACTCTTCTCAGCTGTTGTTAACAAGTTCGGAGAGGTTGCTACTTTTGCGGGTGGTCCAGCGCTTAAAGGTCCTGCTGCAATTGGTGCTGATCCACAGTCGTT
Coding sequences within:
- a CDS encoding DUF362 domain-containing protein; translation: MSEEKVSIVRCKTYKEELVSESLVKLLAPLGGIQTFINRGDKVLLKPNLLKAALPEKAITTHPALVEAVAREVQAAGGIVSIGDSPGIGKMDNVFEETGMTGVSLKTGAKLVEFKDSLDKKTCKGSNFKSLEISKDVMEADKIINLPKVKTHAQMYVTLGVKNCFGCIVGKRKPQWHYKAGVSREHFANLLLDIYNMVAPVLTIADGITAMEGNGPGSGDPRSVGLLFASSNAIAMDRVITEVLGLSQKEVPLFHAAIKRGFVSPHAGDTRIFGPAISELKISNFSPPEIIDLMFGPPFIRRYLKSAMTARPKVDHESCTLCMDCIKTCPVQVMSVKEKKIDILHDECINCFCCQEICPQGAITPRQGWLLKILRKKG
- a CDS encoding cytochrome c3 family protein, whose product is MKKAILLALLAMVFSLFAAATAMATIENSRHNLSDWGAYTYSAEAGGTTEVCIFCHTPHNAVKNYPLWNRTNPVTVTFNFYSSAHFNMSPGGSRSGIEFTPGSVSLLCMSCHDGATGLFSAVVNKFGEVATFAGGPALKGPAAIGADPQSLSNDHPVNFQYTQGSDATYFRPQSGAGSAEEQGIKFFGSTGNYVECASCHDPHRIDTGKFLRQANTSSNLCQSCHQK
- a CDS encoding cytochrome c3 family protein, which encodes MKRALFSSVVCLLVFFLFPFLSYSDELPVGGSGDIVEVLYPMENSLVSMELSHLIAVVTDTRGAYAVIRVNRHITPVIDMTTEEYRKLLRRNLIIRLYLLPGENEVVITLKDVDGNILGNKSLKIFYRSRLGNVSSSIPSLYREKPMHFPENEIVCKSCHKMTADPLVDIDPEKKYDLFCNRCHDSAFADDKPHGSVEWKCLVCHKYAGEPKYRLKDDDGKFCADCHSDALARFTMMSSVHPDVEQVKCLSCHANHNSEDGFIAQSVNELCFDCHQEVYRGSHITSGHTLKARKDPSREGKEFNCLSCHDPHSSDVEMLLKFPRGMTMCAKCHSK
- a CDS encoding glycosyltransferase family 9 protein; protein product: MNRKIRFLKKIDSLIGPVSVRVVNALLKPQKRLSGKITSILVIRPGGIGDAVLLLPAMKALKGAYPDAVINVLCEKRNAGIFHLCAEADKISLYDRPSELLSAIAGSYDMVIDTEQWYRLSAVIAYLTRAPLRIGFATNEREVLFSRPVNYFQDKYEMESFLDLLGDLPEKKNLKEESFLTLPDKEAGEAEMILGPFSAGKIVALFPGGSIEEKKWPLQKFHHLSRLLVEQGYALVAVGGKSDYRDCCHVADGIEECINLCGQLTLAGTAAILKRASLLITGDSGIMHIACALGTSTLALFGPGNEKKWSPRGGAHAVIRKSIDCSPCSRFGDTPACKKNRECMNLIGVEEVFIKTVELLER
- a CDS encoding S41 family peptidase translates to MKLFLNYLRNTLLVAIALIIALNMGALISGPISAKQSDDPYKNLKVLVDAISIVQKNYVEDVEKKELIYGAINGMLSSLDPHSSFMPPESFKEMQVETKGKFGGVGIEITMKEGVLTVVSPIEDTPAFRAGISAGDIIIKIDNVPTKGMTILDAVKRMRGKKNTKVVLTIYREGEPEPIDFPIVRAIIKIKSVKSEVLDDSYGYVKVTQFQERTTGDLKKALNQIEKKTEKIKGLILDLRNNPGGLLDQAVKVSDLFLSAGLIVYTDGRMEAQKMKFYATEAGTEPKYPIVVIVNAGSASASEIVAGALQDTGRGLILGTKTFGKGSVQTILPMEDGSGIRITTARYYTPNGRSIQAEGITPDLIIDKMESPVEKKHLVIREKDLKNHMKNGNDKENGDNNKENESKKQSDNQIKSALDILKSWEIFMKGMQRTS
- a CDS encoding ABC transporter ATP-binding protein, whose translation is MAVIEMESLTKFYKKDFSKKKVCALNSLSLKINEGEVFGFLGPNGAGKSTTIKILIDLIRPTSGKVTIGGKKTSDMTVKRMIGYLPENPYFYDHLSAKELLKFGGRSCNMDSEAIKERSRELLEELDLTAAMKRPLRSYSKGMVQRAGLALSLIHNPGILIFDEPMSGLDPMGRIKVFNLILKLKEEGKTIFFSSHILHDIERLCDRAAILINGNLNRLVDVKKDLGRGDTLEKVFMEEVKKTGGIRE
- a CDS encoding 6-bladed beta-propeller; translation: MSLIRPWGIAASQYDKVYVGDTQRSQVLVFDMVKQDVYVMGAGRYANLFSALMGVAVDSAGNIYASDSQKNQIYVFTKDEKPLINIGDDTLLSWPVGIVVDDERNRLYVANNHHHNIAVFDLSGKHLFNVGRRGKMPGYLNFPTDVDVDSKGNIVVADSMNARVQIFSPDGQYLKHFGKRGDGISDFEIIKGIAVDRATDNIYVTDGKGNDFKIFNSEGESLLSIGGMHSVKRRRDEAPGGFLLPQDIEIDKSGRIYVVDSLNARFQVFKIIDDQWLKEKPLKDFGTKIE
- a CDS encoding divergent polysaccharide deacetylase family protein, whose product is MKKSRKSRKKKGNDNIKLLYFFLGVALLLGATLYFLGKEKLTSPYPPQQTAEIENNTVSAPPIQAEERTEGPPTPEVKGVTLPKLAIIIDDIGFTKRYTDLIAIKLPITYAIIPYTIHSVEAAADATRSGMEVILHLPMEPRDYPEKDPGRGGLLISMDESSIIKELTNNLDMVPHIKGVNNHMGSRFTEYARGMELVLGEIKKRGLFFIDSKTSYKSRAYSLAKKMNIKSAERNVFLDNVQTEDAIEKQLEKAVAIAREKGEAIAIGHPYPATISTLAKVAPGLKERGVELVFASSLAK
- a CDS encoding ABC transporter permease, translated to MRGILSLAYITFIEGIRSRALFGIFIMALLMFAVTVTLTNLFMRDIVKVAADLSLATISFSGLLMVIFIGNSLLSKDIDKRTIYMVISRPLSRTQYIWGKFAGIVMLVIAAVVFLGLISSLPVYFAGLTYENPEAIFKWTIYFSAIALIAMKLALIASVTIFFSSFTSTSFISLMLTIATYIIGASTETVKGFLDSRAGGVDISPLMGFVIKCVYYLFPNLATFDIKLQASHGLLLPEGYFIWALVYWFFYAGILVSAASLIMERREFP